From Anopheles arabiensis isolate DONGOLA chromosome 3, AaraD3, whole genome shotgun sequence, a single genomic window includes:
- the LOC120900479 gene encoding L-dopachrome tautomerase yellow-f2, which yields MILATSNIVLSVITIGALLLLPDVFGVKLKEKFKWREVSFAWPSEDAKVAALNSGKYIVHNNLPLGLERWRDKLFITVPRWKTGVAASLTYVNVSDGISPDLRPYPGWTENELPTERNDGSGSNFLKNNATIISTFRVRADECDRLWVMDTGLADILGDAVQYAPPSLVLFDLYTDKLIRRHFFNSTLLKEDSFFANVIVDTERGDCDNAHAYIPDLGSYAVIVYSLAEDRSWRVKHNFFHFDPLAGDYNIGGVNFQWTDGVFGMAVGKRLQDGTRPIYFHAFSSTKEFMVSNMVLQNESYAQSPQAYYDYKLLGDRGPNSQSSAEFYDSETGVIFYTQVNKDGVGCWNTIMPLNADTQGLVDSDSDALVFPNDLKVDNEGTLWVLSDRLPMFIFTSLDAEQYNYRILVGETREIIKGTPCDK from the exons ATGATACTGGCTACTTCAAATATCGTGCTCTCTGTGATCACTATTGGAGCGTTGTTGCTTCTGCCCGATGTCTTTGGTGTGAAGCTGAAGGAAAAATTTAAGTGGCGTGAAGTTTCGTTCGCTTGGCCCTCAGAAGATGCTAAGGTGGCTGCCTTGAATTCCGGCAAATACATCGTTCACAACAATCTGCCTCTGGGTTTAGAACGATGGCGTGACAAACTGTTTATTACTGTCCCAAG GTGGAAGACGGGTGTAGCCGCTTCGCTGACATATGTTAACGTTTCCGACGGGATAAGTCCTGATTTGCGCCCTTATCCAGGGTGGACTGAAAATGAACTCCCAACAG AGCGTAATGATGGTTCAGGCTccaattttttgaaaaataatgccACAATTATATCAACATTCCGCGTCCGCGCCGATGAGTGTGACCGTCTTTGGGTCATGGATACCGGACTTGCAGACATTCTTGGTGATGCTGTTCAATATGCTCCTCCTTCACTTGTGCTTTTTGACTTGTACACAGATAAACTCATTCGACGACACTTCTTCAACAGCACACTGCTTAAAGAGGATTCATTTTTTGCCAATGTT ATTGTCGATACCGAGCGTGGAGATTGCGATAATGCGCATGCCTATATTCCAGACTTGGGAAGCTACGCAGTAATCGTGTACTCTTTGGCAGAAGATCGATCGTGGCGTGTAAAGCATAACTTCTTCCATTTTGATCCTCTCGCTGGCGATTACAACATCGGTGGTGTTAATTTTCAATGGACTGATGGTGTTTTCGGTATGGCTGTCGGAAAACGCTTGCAGGACGGAACGAGGCCCATCTATTTCCATGCATTTTCAAGCACCAAGGAATTTATGGTATCAAACATGGTGCTGCAAAATGAATCATATGCACAGAGCCCACAAGCATACTACGACTATAAACTGTTGGGTGATCGTGGACCAAACTCGCAGTCATCCGCAGAGTTTTATGATTCGGAAACGGGTGTAATTTTTTACACGCAGGTCAACAAAGATGGTGTGGGATGCTGGAATACGATAATGCCACTTAATGCAGACACTCAAGGGTTAGTGGATTCCGACAGTGACGCGTTAGTATTTCCGAACGATTTAAAAGTAGACAACGAAGGGACATTGTGGGTACTCTCTGATCGCTTGcctatgtttatttttaccaGTTTAGACGCAGAACAGTACAATTATCGTATTTTAGTAGGAGAAACACGAGAAATTATTAAGGGTACACCATGCGATAAGTAA